A DNA window from Hordeum vulgare subsp. vulgare chromosome 1H, MorexV3_pseudomolecules_assembly, whole genome shotgun sequence contains the following coding sequences:
- the LOC123424649 gene encoding zinc-finger homeodomain protein 9-like, which produces MDVRYPNANGSVRRVRQAAAAAPPAVKEVRYKECGRNLVPASGGHVVDGCREWMPLIDCNPADPFSYKCAACGCHRNFHRQETTEIPPPPPPLMEAAPVLHGLPRRREETPEDRLPGVDSDTDDDSDGTEYDSDATEYDHERFVSPPPLQPPHRYQYHPAALVQRAPVHISSTPHMLRSLNSSAPGALQGRRLPAQLSPATAQPPHRVTPARKRHRTTFTTEQKQGMMELAERLGWRLRRHDRNMVDAGCRDIGISRRVFRDWMHNKKRKGPDGHSASASAGPSSAAGQSRLLPPPSHHQY; this is translated from the coding sequence ATGGACGTCAGGTACCCCAACGCCAACGGCTCCGTCAGGAGGGTGAGgcaggccgccgccgccgccccgccggcgGTGAAAGAGGTAAGGTACAAGGAATGCGGCAGGAACCTCGTGCCGGCCAGCGGCGGGCACGTGGTGGACGGCTGCAGGGAGTGGATGCCGTTGATCGACTGCAACCCCGCCGACCCGTTCTCGTACAAGTGCGCCGCCTGCGGTTGCCACCGCAACTTCCACCGCCAGGAGACGACCGAgataccgccgccgccgccgccgctcatgGAGGCGGCGCCCGTGCTCCATGGCCTgccgcggcgcagggaggagacgCCGGAGGACCGGCTCCCGGGCGTCGACTCGGACACCGACGACGACTCGGATGGCACGGAGTACGACTCGGATGCCACGGAGTACGACCACGAGCGCTTCGTGTCCCCGCCACCGCTGCAGCCTCCACACAGGTACCAGTACCATCCGGCGGCACTGGTGCAGCGGGCGCCCGTGCACATCTCCTCGACGCCGCACATGCTACGGTCCCTGAACTCCAGCGCGCCGGGGGCACTGCagggccggaggctccccgcccagCTCTCGCCGGCGACCGCTCAGCCGCCCCACAGGGTTACGCCGGCGAGGAAGCGGCACCGCACAACGTTCACCACCGAGCAGAAGCAAGGGATGATGGAGCTGGCGGAGCGCCTGGGGTGGCGCCTGCGGAGGCACGACAGGAACATGGTCGACGCAGGGTGCCGCGACATCGGCATCAGCAGGCGCGTCTTCAGGGACTGGATGCACAACAAGAAGCGCAAGGGCCCCGACGGACACAGTGCCTCCGCTTCCGCTGGGCCTTCCTCCGCCGCCGGACAATCCCGTCTCCTCCCGCCGCCGTCACACCACCAGTATTAG
- the LOC123424642 gene encoding probable E3 ubiquitin-protein ligase XBOS34 — translation MGLQQSKEELLYQQVNYGNIEGIRNLRAQGAGVEWIDKEGKTPLMVASMRPDLLNVAKALLELGANVNAYRPGSHAGTALHHAAKKGLDPTVHLLLSHGANPFITNDDCNTALDLAREKGHVNVVRAIEGRISLFSGWMRENYGPGFLEAFAPQLLTRKIWAVILPREARSPARPVKLELAIYPDLQAAKPRVVVKLWKSQLEEPKYNLADPSMTIFDKVTKSRYKLLPAYEGDKQQLRSFYSACCGMAQVASMVPTRPVNAPNPNPAPNPSSAPSVESTPSKEDVELAMAINASIQSAIAEGVPNVQPMTSTNSSLNGWGSPDSPAPSKMSGQAQVDAPSSSKYNGWDVPGTSSNQSSLKPNKSQNNNPSIVIPPEASVSLPTPAALPVPTPTALPTLPTPTALPTLPTPTAPPLAEGTFYDGPIEYPSIDFTPVDVTMPATEGGGTALNSAKPVENEADASSSGNTPSGTCVICLDAPVEGACIPCGHMAGCMSCLKDIESKKWGCPICRAKINQIIRLYAV, via the exons ATGGGGCTGCAGCAATCCAAGGAGGAGCTGCTGTACCAGCAGGTGAACTACGGCAACATCGAGGGGATTCGGAACCTCCGGGCGCAGGGCGCGGGCGTTGAG TGGATTGACAAGGAAGGGAAGACGCCCCTGATGGTCGCCAGCATGCGCCCTGATCTGCTGAATGTGGCCAAAGCTCTGCTTGAACTGGGTGCAAACGTGAATGCATATCGGCCTG GATCACATGCTGGGACTGCATTGCACCATGCTGCCAAAAAAGGACTTGATCCGACTGTCCATTTACTTCTCTCACATGGAG CTAACCCATTCATAACAAATGATGATTGCAATACCGCACTTGATCTGGCTAGAGAAAAGGGTCATGTGAACGTTGTAAGGGCCATAGAG GGACGGATTTCTCTTTTTTCTGGATGGATGAGGGAGAATTATGGTCCTGGTTTCTTGGAAGCATTTGCTCCTCAGTTGTTGACTAGAAAGAT TTGGGCAGTGATTTTACCACGTGAAGCACGGAGCCCGGCAAGACCTGTCAAGCTTGAGTTAGCTATATATCCTGACTTGCAG GCTGCTAAACCTCGTGTTGTAGTCAAACTTTGGAAATCTCAACTTGAGGAACCAAAGTATAATCTGGCTGATCCTTCCATGACAATTTTTGACAAAGTTACaa AATCACGATACAAGCTTTTACCGGCTTATGAAGGTGACAAGCAGCAGCTTCGATCATTTTATAGTGCATGTTGTGGCATGGCACAG GTTGCCAGCATGGTTCCTACACGACCAGTGAATGCCCCCAATCCAAATCCAGCTCCAAATCCGTCTTCGGCACCTTCAGTGGAATCGACTCCCAGTAAGGAGGATGTTGAGTTAGCGATGGCTATCAATGCCTCCATCCAATCAGCTATAGCAGAGGGAGTGCCCAATGTGCAGCCAATGACATCAACGAACAGCTCTCTCAACGGATGGGGCTCACCAGATTCTCCAGCGCCTTCAAAAATGAGTGGCCAAGCACAGGTTGATGCCCCAAGCAGCAGCAAATACAACGGATGGGACGTACCTGGAACAAGCTCTAACCAAAGTTCATTGAAACCTAACAAAAGTCAGAACAACAACCCTTCGATTGTGATTCCACCTGAGGCATCTGTGTCTCTTCCAACACCAGCTGCACTTCCGGTTCCAACACCAACTGCACTTCCAACTCTTCCAACACCAACTGCACTTCCAACTCTTCCAACACCAACTGCGCCACCACTTGCCGAAGGAACCTTCTACGATGGCCCTATTGAGTATCCGTCCATAGATTTCACACCAGTTGATGTAACCATGCCAGCTACGGAAGGTGGTGGTACGGCGCTAAACTCTGCAAAACCTGTAGAAAATGAAGCCGATGCAAGCAGCAGTGGTAACACTCCCTCTGGCACTTGTGTGATTTGCTTGGATGCTCCTGTGGAAGGAGCCTGCATTCCGTGTGGTCACATGGCTGGTTGCATGTCCTGCTTGAAGGATATCGAGTCGAAGAAATGGGGGTGCCCCATTTGCCGCGCCAAGATTAACCAGATTATCCGCCTGTATGCAGTTTGA